A window of the Hordeum vulgare subsp. vulgare chromosome 5H, MorexV3_pseudomolecules_assembly, whole genome shotgun sequence genome harbors these coding sequences:
- the LOC123397874 gene encoding cinnamoyl-CoA reductase 1-like — MGIDRANTANCVATGRGRTVCVTGAGGFIASWLVKLLLEKGYAVHGTVRNPDDVARNAHLRGLEGAAERLTLFRVDLLDKESLVAAFRGCQGVFHTACPVTDDPEKMIEPAVSGTRNVINAAAEVGGIRRVVMTSSIGAVYMDPRRSPDEEADETCWSDLEFCKNTKNWYCYAKTVAEQAAWELAKERKLDLVVINPSLVLGPLLQTAVNASTWHIAKYLDGSVQTCANAAQAYVHVRDVADAHARAYETPEAHGRYLCAGRTLHRAEVCRTLAKFFPEYPVPMRCKEGTGEMKKGCRFSSRRIMELGVGITPASQCLYDIVISLQDKGILPRRGADMS, encoded by the exons ATGGGTATTGATCGTGCCAACACGGCTAACTGCGTCGCCACTGGCCGCGGACGCACCGTGTGTGTGACGGGCGCCGGCGGCTTCATCGCGTCATGGCTGGTCAAGCTCCTCCTGGAGAAGGGCTACGCCGTCCACGGCACCGTCCGGAATCCTG ATGATGTGGCAAGGAATGCGCACCTGAGAGGCTTGGAAGGGGCGGCGGAGCGGCTGACCCTCTTCCGGGTGGACCTGCTGGACAAGGAGAGCCTCGTCGCTGCATTCCGAGGATGCCAAGGCGTATTCCATACCGCATGTCCCGTCACCGATGATCCG GAAAAAATGATCGAGCCGGCGGTGAGTGGAACGAGGAACGTGATCAACGCCGCGGCGGAGGTGGGCGGCATCCGGCGTGTGGTAATGACGTCGTCGATTGGCGCCGTGTACATGGATCCTCGCCGCAGCCCCGACGAGGAGGCCGACGAGACATGTTGGAGCGACCTCGAGTTCTGCAAGAACACAAAG AACTGGTACTGCTATGCGAAGACGGTGGCGGAGCAGGCGGCATGGGAGCTCGCCAAGGAGAGAAAGCTCGACCTCGTGGTGATCAACCCGTCTCTAGTACTGGGTCCTCTCCTGCAGACGGCGGTGAACGCCAGCACCTGGCACATCGCCAAGTACCTGGACGGCTCGGTGCAGACATGCGCCAACGCCGCGCAGGCCTACGTGCATGTCCGGGACGTCGCGGACGCGCACGCGCGTGCATATGAGACGCCCGAAGCACATGGCCGCTACCTCTGCGCGGGGCGCACGCTGCACCGCGCCGAGGTGTGTCGTACTCTTGCCAAGTTCTTTCCGGAGTACCCGGTGCCCATGAGGTGCAAGGAAGGGACGGGGGAGATGAAGAAGGGATGCCGGTTCAGCAGCCGGAGGATCATGGAGCTCGGCGTCGGCATCACGCCGGCAAGCCAGTGTCTCTACGACATCGTCATCAGCCTTCAGGACAAGGGCATCTTACCCCGTCGCGGTGCTGATATGTCCTGA